The DNA window GTTCATTGTGGGAGCTGCAGCGTATTTTGAAACACAGTGACTAGTAAATAAAAACGAGAAGGAAATGAGGTGATATTTTGCCGTGTATTCAATTGTCTACAAATAAAACACTTTCTGAGCAGAAGCAAGAGATTCTGAAACAGGAATTTGGGAAAGCCATTGAGCAAATACCGGGGAAAACGGAAAAATGGCTGATGTGTATTTTTCGTTCAGAATGTGAAATATGGTTCCGTGGAGAAAAGGAAGACAGCGCATTTTTGGAAGTTGGGATTTATGGACAGCCTTCCAAAGAAAGCTGCGATGCTCTTACACAAGTTCTTATGGATGTTGTAAGCGCTGAGCTAGATGTGGAAAAAGACCATATTTATATCAAATATTCCATGACTCCATACTGGGGCTGGAACGGGAAAAATTTTTGATGGCTGGAGGGAAAAAAGTGAAAAATTTGGAAAGATTTGGGAACTTATTTGATTTGTATGGCCATGTGGCAGTAGTAACGGGAGCAGCCCAGGGAAACGGACTTGCGATCGCGAACGCATTATGCGATGCAGGTGCGACTGTTGTCGCAACGGATGTAAGATTCGAGAAAGACAAAGAAGAGGCAGAGAATCTTAGGGATGGCATTGATCGCATGATTATGGATGTAACAAAAGAAGAGGAAGTTGACCGGACGTTTATGGCAGTTGCTGAAAAATATGGAAAGATTGATATTCTGTGCAATAATGCAGGGATTATTTATAAAAATCCGGTAGATAAGCTGGAAATCGATCGGTTTTCTTCAGTGATCGATATTAATCTCATAGGAACCGTAATCTGTACAAAACACGTGGTTCCTTATATGAGAAAAGCCGGATGGGGAAGGATTGTTAATATTTCATCATCGCAAGCGTTCTTGACTTCTGAAACATATAGTGCGTATTCGGCATCTAAAGCAGCCATTTCTCATCTTACAAGAATATGGGGAAATGAGCTTGCGGCAGACAATATCTTGGTTAATGCATTGTGCCCATGCTACGTGATGACACCGATGATGGTTAATTCCATTGCCAGAAAAGCAGAAGAACTTGGAACAAATACTGACGGGGGCTATCAGTACTTTGCGGATATGATTCCCACGCATCGCCTGTTGGAGACAAAAGAAATTGGAAACTGGGCGGCGGTGCTTTGCAGTGAACTTGGAATGGCGACTACTGGAAGCAACATCTCTATTACATGCGGACAAGTACAGCTGTAGAAGGAAAAGAGGTGGGTTTCATGCAAGATAAAGAACTTTTGTTAGGAATTGATATTGGAACCAGCGGCTGTAAAGTGACCTTGATCGATACAGACTGTAATTTTGTGGGAGATGGCTATACCGAATATAAGACGTATCACCCTAACATCGGGTGGTCGGAACAAGATCCTGCGGACTGGTTCCCGGCCTTCATGAAAAGCTTTTATACAGCGTTGGAGAAAGGGAAAGTCCATCCACAACAGGTGGTGGCTCTAAGTCTGGATGCTTCTGCGCATAATATCGTTTTATTAGATGAAGATGATCAAGTGTTAAGAAAAACGATCATGTGGACGGATACAAGAAGCACAGAAGAAACCGAATATATGATGGAACATTATAAAGATGAGATTTTTGAAATCGGTTACCAGATGCCAAGTCCTACATGGACGATGCTGCAACTAATGTGGATCAATAACCATGAGCCTGAGGTGCTGAAGAAAGCAAAAAGAGCAATGTTTGTGAAAGACTATGTACGTTACCAGCTTACAGGGACATGGACAACGGATCACATTGAGGCCCAGGGGAGTCTTCTTTTTGATAATAAAAACTGGTGCTGGTCAGACGAACTTTGCCGAATCAGCAATGTGCCGATTTCTATTTTACCTCCGCTGGTAAAACCTACAGATATCGCGGGCTACATTACGGCTGAAGCCTCGTCTATTACTGGAATCAAAGAAGGGGTTCCTGTTATTAATGGGTCAACAGATACCGCATTAGAGGCGTATTGTGTTGGAGCGATCAAAGAAAATAGCTGTGTTACAAAACTGGCGACTTCAGGAACAATTTATCTTTTCCGCCCGGAACCATATCCAAATCCCCAGGCGCTTACCTATTCTCATGTAGTAGAAGGACTGTGGTATACCTGTCTGGCCACGTCTTCTGCGGCAGAAAGTTTAAGGTGGTATCGGGATACTTTCTGTAAGGAAGAATGGAAACAGGAGTGCCAAGGCGGAAGAAATACATATCAGCTTTTGGATGAAGAAGCAGAAAAGGTAGCTCCGGGATCGGAAGGGCTGTTTTTCCATCCGTATTTAATGGGAGAAAGATCACCCTATTGGGATACAACTTTGCGTTCCAGCTTTGTAGGGGCAACCGCACATCACGGGCGGGGACACTTTAACAGAGCTGTATTGGAAGGAGTTGCTTATTCCATTAGAGATAATTTTGAATTGATCAAGAATGAAGTGGATAT is part of the Lachnospiraceae bacterium KGMB03038 genome and encodes:
- a CDS encoding SDR family oxidoreductase, producing the protein MAGGKKVKNLERFGNLFDLYGHVAVVTGAAQGNGLAIANALCDAGATVVATDVRFEKDKEEAENLRDGIDRMIMDVTKEEEVDRTFMAVAEKYGKIDILCNNAGIIYKNPVDKLEIDRFSSVIDINLIGTVICTKHVVPYMRKAGWGRIVNISSSQAFLTSETYSAYSASKAAISHLTRIWGNELAADNILVNALCPCYVMTPMMVNSIARKAEELGTNTDGGYQYFADMIPTHRLLETKEIGNWAAVLCSELGMATTGSNISITCGQVQL
- the xylB gene encoding xylulokinase translates to MRTSTAVEGKEVGFMQDKELLLGIDIGTSGCKVTLIDTDCNFVGDGYTEYKTYHPNIGWSEQDPADWFPAFMKSFYTALEKGKVHPQQVVALSLDASAHNIVLLDEDDQVLRKTIMWTDTRSTEETEYMMEHYKDEIFEIGYQMPSPTWTMLQLMWINNHEPEVLKKAKRAMFVKDYVRYQLTGTWTTDHIEAQGSLLFDNKNWCWSDELCRISNVPISILPPLVKPTDIAGYITAEASSITGIKEGVPVINGSTDTALEAYCVGAIKENSCVTKLATSGTIYLFRPEPYPNPQALTYSHVVEGLWYTCLATSSAAESLRWYRDTFCKEEWKQECQGGRNTYQLLDEEAEKVAPGSEGLFFHPYLMGERSPYWDTTLRSSFVGATAHHGRGHFNRAVLEGVAYSIRDNFELIKNEVDIQEVRIVGGGGKSPLWRSIMANVLDRPILKFENDDSSYGSALLAGVGAGVFAGHEEAVGKGLHLKEKVEPDPEIAKEYEKYFEIYRQIHDVLEPIYKKM